GAAGGCTACAAAGCCTGCCTCCAGCGCGTCTCCACTCTGCTTCCCAAAACGAGCCTGGACCAAGACGCTTGTCAGCGGGTGAACGAATTCGTCCAGCAGTCCACGTCCGCTACCGTCACCATCACCCCAACCTGCCTGAACTGCTGCGCTCAGAGCTCCAGGACTCTCCCTCAGATCCAACAGAGACTCCTGAGCCTCAAATCCAGCTTCAGCTCCAGACTGGAGAGCCAGTCCCGCAGCAGCGGCGGCGCAGTGGCTCCCAGCCAAGCGCAGTCCAGCCCGCAGGCTGTCAGCGCTGCCATGTGGAGACCTTGGTAGTTAAAGCGGCCTGCTCCTCCAAAAACCTGCGAAAAGACTGTAAAGTATTTTATATGTAGGCAGCATGTTGAGATAGCATCATTTGTACATATACAAAGTGATTCACCGCCTCGCTTCCGTTGATGAAAAGCCAGAATTCATCGTTAAATCGAATTGGTTGAGTATTATATACTTACGTTTTGCGCACGAGTCTGTTGTCCTGTATGAGTTGACAAGTTTAGACAgtcgtatttttttttaaatctgcatGTATGTATACGTTAAATATTTAGTCCTCTTTGCGGACTAAGTGATTAAGGGCCATTGAAACAGCCCTGTAAGACCCAAAGGGTCAGTCTGTATAAATTTGCACCATAGACTTCAGAGTCCTGAGTCTGTGCAGATGAACTCTGTAGACATATAATGTGTCGTTGTAAGTATCTCTGttgggatgttttattttgccatTTACAGCAAATGTagtatatatgttatataaccACAAATAAAACTACGATGTCGTGGTAAAGTGTTGTGTTACTTTATGATCCTTTTGTCAGAATTTTCCAGACTATTAGTCTTTACCCATGCGTGATTACGAATCTTTAACGCACAGCCACGAAAGATTATATGATGGCCATACTAtggaaaatggaaagaaaacgTTATTTAACAGGCCTATGGTTGGAACACTTCACACAAAATGATAAACTGAATTATGACTTGCATTACAATTACAGggacaaaaaagcaaaaacattgaaaggcagcagaaaaaaatgttttcgaGGCTGCCTCCTTCCAACAATAGGATCATAAAAACTAAAGCGTCTCCAGACTCAAACATGATGTAATGTTTCCTTATACCAATCTGTTTAATGCAACATGCAACTTGAATACTCCCTCTGCGTTGTTGAGCTTCGAGTCAATGCGGTCTCTGCCGCCCTCCTCCGGCGGCTATGGGTATTGACATGGTTATGGTTTCGATTTCCGTTGTGCAATCTTGTCTTTCCCATTTAGCTCTTTGAAAGACACCGGCTGCATAGAAGCTAAACGGCTATCGTTTGGTTTACGTCATCTCTAAATCCACAAAAGAGCTACATTGTACAAAACAAACTCTTTGCATAGTACTTTACAGATGAGCCTTTTCTCAAAGAGACCAGACAGAGCAGCTGACGGACACCAGGGGAGTCTGGTTTCCTTTCACACCACACAGGAATCGCGCTGCAACACGAGACCAACACACGCGGGACCTCCTCctccatcatcttcatcatcatcaacagcaacagcagcagcagcagcagcatgtcgGTACCGCAGGCGCCCGAGGCAGCATCCCCCCTCCAAATATGCAGGTATGACGTTTGATACGACACTTTAACACATGTGCTCGCAACCTTCACATGCTAATAACGTGCTGCTGACCGACAAAGGACGAGAACAGCGCGGCTACCGGTGTCATTTCTTACAGGATGATAATCCGCTTCGTGTCCTGGTAAACACAGTGACGTGCTGTGCTCTGCCGGGTGGTCGACAATGTTCAATCTTGTCTGGACTATGATAAATCAAACGTTGTGTTTTCAGGTTATTTAGCCTGCGTCCTCGGCAGAAGTGAAGACCATTTATTTCGTAGGCCTATGTGATGACCTTAGCGCGGTTAGCACCGGTAGAACAAGCTCTAAAACTACCAAGGACACATAAGGTCGCCATCGTTTTACCGAAGCTCCAATAAAAGTTTAATTTCATACCGTGTAGACTTGAATCATTTTGCTATTGTAGGCTAAATAGTTTGTGTCTGGAGTGTGTGGTTAAATCGCGTGTAGTTGATCCTTGATTATTTAATAAGATAATAAGCAGACGAAGAACACTAAAAGCAGCTGTGTGTGATACAGTGGTAATGACTAACTATTGAAATACCTTTGCGATGAATCGGTTTAATTCCCAGCAGCATGCAGAGTATGTTGTACTTGTGCCTGCCCGTAGGTGGGGCCATATAGCTCTGTCACAGTCATAGGTCACAGTACAACAGCTCTGTATGTACTCAGCTGCTTCAGAAATAATCCCTGTCAATTCAGGTGAAAACCACTCTACAATAAAGGTTGTAGTGTTGTTATGACACACACAGTTTGCCCCATAGCTTTaaattcttccaaaacagcagcaacattttttttttctgtgagaagtcattaatatacagtatatatgcccAGTTCCTCATTGAAAGCTTGGTTCATGTAGCTACTAGCAGCACATTTTGACACACTCGCTGCTTTGGTGCATGTTCGAAAAGAAAGAGGACATTTTCAACCTGAGATTTAAGACACGTATGATAAGACACAACTCACTGACTCACTTCATGTAGTGATTTGGTTATAGTAAAGGCTGACTTCAGCAGAGATCTTAAAAGTAGATTGTACTCTTGAGTCTGTCATCGTATTTTGCACTCAATGGTAGTGAATGTTTTTGAAGAAACAACTCGCACATCCAAAAATTCATGTAAATTACATGGTATTACATGTGATAATATCTTTATTCAGGTGCTTTTCCAGTATGTGGATGGGTGAAGTGGCTGTATTTGACTATGTTGTTATATTGGGCACATCCTCTGCATTTATAGCATCCACCCAGAATaggttcttttttctccattttaatATCTGCATGTACAAGGCTATCTCTGAGATCACGTCCTCTACGATGAACTATTGTAGTATCTGAAGAGCCTAtaaggttaaagtttgtataCAGCTCAAATGTGCTGAGACATAATAAGCACTGTGTTAGTGAAGTAAGTTTAATAATTTTCCTCTCAGTGGAGTGATGTGTTGAAGAGGATGTTTTATGTGATTCTGTGATTGGGGGCTGAGTGGGATCAATGATTTTATGTGTAGTGTTGGAGCCCCCCAAAAAGACTCTGACCTCAAAGGGACTCAGACCTTTACTTGCCAACTCACATCTATTTACTTTATCTAACATGTTACCTAAACGTACCCCTTATAAGCCATGTCCTTGCTGCAGCAAGACAGACTGCATATTGGCTTTGTACTCTCCGGGTTCTGCAGGATCCGTCATGATGCTGAAAtccttgatgtaataaacctttcataatcaagaacagtgtcaacgaagttccttttccacacatcggcaatGCAGTGCTGCAACTTCATTTACAACACTATCAAGGGTGGTTCTCTTAGATCCTCAGATATTGTAGGATCTGATGACAATAtatgccaatgtttttttttataatggaaCCCAACACATAGCTGTTTGGGATATAAGTTGTGCTTAACATGAGtgaatgtttctttttctgtgaGGAATTCTTTTCTAACGGTTCATTCCTTGATTTTACCGGGGCCATATCATAGGGTTCTTCCACCAAATTTCCTGATTACGGaatggatatactgtatgtattagcGCACATGGAAACATGAATCCAAGTATTTTTAGAGTTTAAGTGGAAACACGTTAAAACAATTTGGAGTCACTGTAAAATTCTGAAATGGATATGAAATTGTTGTATGTAATATTATAATTGAATTAAGATACTGATTGCCTGTATGAATGTGAAATGTTGCACAAGTGACACGTGTGTTGATTGAGAGATACTCCTATTGAAGAGTGATTGTCTATTGTCCCACACCTGGGGACACAGGATGGAAGGGGCGAAATGTAGTTAAGCCCGGTCGTGTTTGTCGTTTAAACTCTTGATGAAGGTCTGGAGGGACcgaaactttatttttctgtaaataaacggtgatgc
This genomic interval from Sander vitreus isolate 19-12246 chromosome 7, sanVit1, whole genome shotgun sequence contains the following:
- the LOC144520720 gene encoding transcription factor HES-2-like; amino-acid sequence: MSPNMTCEAIQSFPPRVTVAKKKEALELRKTMKPLMEKRRRARINDSLNHLKNLILPLTGRDKTRYSKLEKADILEMTVRFLSDIPPTKNSAGSYKEGYKACLQRVSTLLPKTSLDQDACQRVNEFVQQSTSATVTITPTCLNCCAQSSRTLPQIQQRLLSLKSSFSSRLESQSRSSGGAVAPSQAQSSPQAVSAAMWRPW